In one window of Chryseobacterium viscerum DNA:
- the pepE gene encoding dipeptidase PepE: MNIILASTSTLFGGEYLEYLREELIQLYKGIDEIVFIPFARPGGISHDDYTAKARSFFETIDIKVKGLHEFEDKKEAIHQAKGYFTGGGNTFLLVKTLHEEGLMSVLKENVSGGKAYLGCSAGSNIGGQNMKTTNDMPIVYPPSFDCMGLVPFNINPHYLDPNPDLKHNGETRETRIQEFLTQNDIKVVGLREGNWIRRTADSITVEGSELTRIFEKGKEPYEIEAGSTL; encoded by the coding sequence ATGAATATCATATTAGCTTCAACATCCACTCTTTTTGGTGGAGAATATCTGGAATACTTAAGAGAAGAATTAATCCAACTCTATAAAGGAATTGACGAAATTGTGTTTATTCCTTTCGCAAGACCAGGCGGAATTTCTCATGATGATTATACAGCAAAAGCACGTTCTTTCTTTGAAACCATTGATATAAAAGTAAAAGGACTTCATGAATTTGAAGATAAAAAAGAAGCCATTCATCAGGCAAAAGGATACTTTACCGGTGGTGGAAATACCTTTTTATTGGTTAAAACATTACATGAAGAAGGGTTGATGTCTGTTTTAAAAGAAAATGTATCAGGAGGAAAAGCATATCTTGGATGCAGTGCAGGAAGTAATATTGGAGGTCAGAATATGAAAACGACGAATGACATGCCGATCGTATATCCTCCAAGTTTTGACTGTATGGGGCTGGTTCCTTTCAATATCAATCCGCACTATCTTGATCCTAACCCGGATTTGAAGCATAATGGAGAAACCAGAGAAACCCGTATTCAGGAGTTCCTTACCCAAAACGATATTAAAGTAGTAGGCCTTAGAGAAGGAAACTGGATCAGAAGAACAGCAGATTCAATTACAGTAGAAGGAAGTGAACTGACAAGAATTTTTGAGAAAGGTAAGGAACCTTACGAAATAGAAGCAGGAAGTACTCTTTAA
- a CDS encoding tetratricopeptide repeat protein, with the protein MSTINSRNLFLGLILAGSVSLVNAQTTQPETSAATSQTSNPTIDGLKKQIEANPKDTESLAKLAAAYQEASDWPNAIDTWKKISALLPDWAPSYYSQAYAYQSAKDDANAKLAYEKYIATVKPEEVEQNKKNLAYAYFYIAFAEQQTDPNKAKEHIAKSLQYDPSNQDAVKLSKALNS; encoded by the coding sequence ATGAGTACAATTAATAGTAGAAATCTATTTTTAGGTTTGATACTGGCAGGAAGTGTAAGTCTTGTAAACGCGCAAACGACTCAACCGGAAACTTCGGCAGCAACGAGTCAAACAAGCAATCCAACAATTGATGGTCTTAAAAAACAGATTGAGGCCAATCCAAAGGATACTGAATCCTTAGCAAAATTAGCAGCAGCTTATCAGGAAGCATCAGACTGGCCGAATGCCATTGATACCTGGAAGAAAATCTCTGCTTTATTACCGGACTGGGCTCCATCATATTACAGTCAGGCTTATGCTTATCAGTCTGCAAAAGATGATGCCAATGCAAAACTGGCTTATGAAAAGTATATTGCAACCGTAAAACCGGAAGAGGTAGAGCAAAATAAGAAAAATCTGGCCTATGCCTATTTCTATATTGCCTTTGCAGAACAACAGACAGATCCTAATAAGGCTAAAGAACACATTGCCAAATCTTTACAGTATGACCCTAGCAATCAGGACGCCGTGAAGCTTAGCAAAGCTTTAAATTCTTAG